A genomic segment from Nodularia sphaerocarpa UHCC 0038 encodes:
- a CDS encoding Rax2 family protein, giving the protein MEHIQSVQVKPKQVRRQIKSKSGLIGNSNVLIYVLTRHPGLLFTGLFTMLIGTASLALYSLGYAGSADNVEPEEIPAVVEKPITTSSEHSNPTPLWLVVAIALCCASGCWIILRLVNETQQDQQVRKPVKGDRTSRPRPLTPNYRPRWEPTTLKNPPVFIPVPSRQHIMPRRAKSPTLVTILPSQHRHLLDKRQETLAEFMDLRKQNSLSTILQKY; this is encoded by the coding sequence ATGGAACATATTCAGAGCGTACAAGTTAAGCCAAAGCAAGTCAGAAGGCAGATCAAGAGTAAGTCGGGATTAATCGGTAATTCAAATGTTTTGATCTATGTGTTGACACGTCATCCAGGGTTATTGTTCACTGGGTTATTCACAATGCTGATCGGAACTGCGTCCTTAGCTTTGTATAGCTTGGGTTACGCTGGTAGTGCAGACAATGTAGAACCAGAAGAAATCCCGGCTGTAGTTGAAAAACCAATCACAACATCCTCTGAGCATAGCAATCCTACACCTTTATGGTTAGTAGTTGCGATCGCCCTTTGTTGTGCTAGTGGTTGCTGGATAATTTTGCGGTTAGTCAATGAAACTCAGCAGGATCAACAAGTTCGCAAACCGGTCAAAGGCGATCGCACCTCAAGACCAAGACCCTTAACACCAAATTATCGCCCCAGATGGGAACCAACGACTTTAAAGAATCCGCCAGTTTTTATCCCAGTGCCATCACGGCAGCATATCATGCCAAGACGAGCTAAATCACCAACTCTGGTAACGATTCTACCATCACAACATAGACATCTACTGGATAAAAGGCAAGAAACTTTGGCAGAATTTATGGATCTTCGCAAACAAAATTCCTTGTCTACAATTTTACAAAAATATTAA
- a CDS encoding D-alanine--D-alanine ligase family protein, with the protein MTKLRVGLLFGGRSGEHEVSINSARAIAIALSAEENASKYEILPFYIQKNGCWLAGEIPQQVLDSGIPHIEDKNLNPWKLPDQVTQVDVWFPILHGPNGEDGTIQGLLTLMQIPFVGSGVLGSALGMDKIAMKMAFEQAGLPQVKYKALTRAEVWSNPCIFPKLCDEIEAALDYPCFVKPANLGSSVGIAKVRSRQELEAALDNAATYDRRIIVEAGVVAREVECAVLGNDQTKASIVGEITFQSDFYDYETKYTAGQADLLMPAPIPDAVSRQIQDMALQAFAAVDAAGLARVDFFFVEATGEVLINEINTFPGFTATSMYPQLWAYSGIPFPELVDRLIQLALERYSGHESQS; encoded by the coding sequence ATGACTAAACTGCGGGTGGGACTGCTGTTTGGGGGTCGTTCCGGGGAACATGAAGTTTCAATTAATTCAGCAAGAGCGATCGCGATCGCCTTAAGCGCAGAGGAAAATGCTAGTAAATACGAAATATTACCTTTTTACATCCAGAAAAATGGATGCTGGTTAGCCGGAGAAATACCCCAACAGGTTCTAGACTCTGGTATTCCCCACATAGAAGACAAAAACCTGAACCCGTGGAAATTACCCGATCAAGTCACCCAAGTGGATGTGTGGTTTCCCATTCTGCACGGACCCAACGGTGAAGACGGTACAATTCAGGGATTACTCACATTAATGCAAATCCCCTTTGTGGGTTCTGGTGTCTTAGGTTCAGCCTTGGGTATGGATAAGATTGCCATGAAAATGGCCTTTGAGCAAGCCGGATTACCCCAGGTGAAATACAAAGCCTTAACCAGAGCGGAAGTTTGGTCAAATCCTTGTATATTTCCCAAACTCTGCGATGAAATTGAAGCAGCTTTAGACTATCCTTGTTTTGTCAAACCTGCTAACTTAGGTTCATCAGTGGGTATTGCTAAAGTGCGATCGCGTCAAGAATTAGAAGCCGCCTTAGATAATGCTGCTACTTACGACAGACGGATCATCGTCGAAGCAGGAGTAGTAGCCAGAGAAGTAGAATGTGCCGTATTAGGTAATGATCAAACCAAAGCCTCTATCGTTGGAGAGATTACCTTCCAGAGTGATTTCTATGATTATGAAACTAAGTATACAGCAGGGCAAGCAGATTTACTGATGCCAGCACCCATCCCAGATGCAGTCAGCCGCCAAATCCAAGATATGGCATTACAAGCCTTTGCAGCTGTTGACGCGGCGGGGTTAGCAAGGGTAGACTTTTTCTTTGTAGAAGCTACCGGAGAAGTATTGATTAACGAAATCAACACCTTCCCAGGCTTTACTGCTACTAGTATGTATCCCCAACTCTGGGCTTATAGTGGCATACCCTTTCCCGAATTAGTAGATCGGTTAATTCAATTAGCCTTAGAAAGATATTCTGGTCACGAATCGCAGTCATAA
- a CDS encoding metallophosphoesterase: protein MISAPHLLTDPFLQLPTANSVQVVWFTEFSGDKHVVTYGENLDKSSLARTTKLSRTREDQQSKVANQTINQPVKRDIWRHEAEVTGLTPGVRVPYRVMSMREDGASVSSNVFTLAPTPEPGQALKILLTSDHQLKPMTAANLQKVVETVGQVDGVWFAGDLINVSDRASEWFDDSRGGALFPALQGRANYEMSHNGVKTTYTGGEIIQHAPMFTAIGNHEVMGRFERTDSLNNEFNDTIPRDVAQRLYSGKSLIDNSFNTYTYEEIFSLPQSKTGGKKYYAVSFGDVRLVVLYITNTWRTPNLNTAYKGRYKEAPQDLDNPENWGYGQLIFEPIAKGSQQYNWLEAELKSPEFQQAKYKVVMFHHPPHTLGDNIVPAYTNPVQIIEREQNGKISAVRYEYPKDADYINRDVLPLLEAADVQFVLYGHSHLWNRFVSPSGMHFLETSNVGNSYGAAWGDKKREIPIGYKEDYTALGDPYGLEAVIPTIAPLLGEDNQPLPYIASNDITAFSIFDTGQGIVTSYYFDTSQPDSDVVKFDEFKLK, encoded by the coding sequence ATGATATCAGCACCGCATCTGCTGACTGACCCATTTTTACAACTACCAACTGCTAACTCTGTGCAAGTAGTTTGGTTTACAGAGTTTTCTGGTGATAAACACGTAGTTACCTACGGGGAAAATCTGGATAAATCAAGCTTGGCTAGAACCACTAAACTCAGCCGCACACGAGAAGACCAACAATCAAAAGTAGCAAATCAAACGATAAATCAACCTGTAAAACGTGACATTTGGCGACACGAAGCCGAGGTGACTGGTTTAACGCCTGGTGTGCGTGTTCCCTATCGTGTCATGAGTATGCGCGAAGATGGCGCAAGTGTCAGCAGCAATGTTTTTACTCTCGCACCGACTCCAGAACCAGGACAAGCATTGAAGATTTTACTGACTTCAGACCATCAACTAAAACCGATGACAGCCGCAAATCTGCAAAAAGTGGTGGAAACTGTGGGACAAGTTGATGGGGTGTGGTTCGCTGGTGATTTAATTAATGTGAGCGATCGCGCCTCGGAATGGTTTGATGATAGTCGGGGTGGTGCATTATTTCCCGCTTTACAAGGTCGTGCTAACTATGAAATGTCACACAATGGCGTAAAAACAACCTATACAGGTGGTGAAATCATTCAACACGCCCCCATGTTTACAGCCATTGGTAATCATGAGGTGATGGGGCGGTTTGAGAGAACAGATAGTTTAAACAATGAATTTAATGATACCATTCCCCGTGACGTTGCTCAAAGATTATATAGTGGGAAATCTTTAATAGATAATTCTTTTAATACTTATACTTATGAAGAGATTTTCAGCCTACCCCAAAGTAAAACAGGTGGAAAAAAGTATTATGCAGTTAGCTTTGGTGATGTGCGTTTGGTGGTACTTTACATCACCAATACGTGGCGGACTCCCAACTTAAATACAGCATATAAAGGTAGATATAAAGAAGCACCACAGGACTTAGACAATCCAGAAAATTGGGGTTATGGACAGTTAATTTTTGAGCCAATTGCTAAAGGTAGTCAGCAATATAATTGGTTAGAAGCAGAACTGAAAAGTCCAGAATTTCAACAAGCAAAATACAAAGTTGTGATGTTCCATCATCCCCCCCATACATTGGGTGATAACATTGTTCCTGCTTATACAAATCCAGTGCAGATAATTGAACGTGAGCAAAACGGTAAAATCAGCGCAGTCCGTTACGAATATCCCAAAGACGCAGATTACATTAATCGTGATGTTTTGCCTTTACTAGAAGCGGCTGATGTGCAATTCGTATTATATGGACATTCCCATTTATGGAACCGCTTTGTTAGTCCTAGTGGAATGCACTTTCTCGAAACATCAAATGTCGGTAACTCTTATGGTGCGGCTTGGGGCGACAAAAAACGAGAAATTCCAATTGGATACAAAGAAGATTATACTGCACTGGGTGATCCTTATGGATTAGAAGCAGTCATCCCCACAATAGCACCATTGTTAGGCGAAGATAATCAACCGCTTCCTTACATAGCGAGTAACGACATCACTGCTTTTAGTATATTTGACACAGGCCAAGGAATAGTAACCAGCTATTATTTTGATACCAGTCAACCCGATTCAGACGTAGTAAAATTTGATGAATTTAAATTAAAATAA
- a CDS encoding DUF262 domain-containing protein yields MSVAPKIEASNLSIADLFKEFYSVPVFQREYVWQSSNVEKLLQDIVYELYDEEDLKEDTEYFLGSIVVFRDTDRTYQLIDGQQRLTTIYLIFCIIRDSLAEYSQQSKALESLISGVSQDLTTGDDINKYRLSLQYDSDTAGLLEAIANNTIKWNERSKYGSSSSDKILEAYDLIKEFIEEKFISNSQALKQFSSALSNKIKLIRIETPNLKNALKVFETINDRGVGLTSIDLLKNYLFISTSRDKQNNSDWHKLKLKWDKLMKTLYKHKEAPLRFLRYYIMSHYDVNLQNNFPEEDIYDWFIEQGKKYGIFENPLKFVEELITASEHYCCFSQAKNTDGSDNQYLKNIERLQQRYRQHFILLLSGRHLSQGLFIKLCLYVENLLFFYTITRSSRRKDVNITRSFSQWSKKLRNIRNEEQFVKFIEEYFVPEFVFMRDDFESTFRELTDSKVAKYRLRYILAKINQYIDEQAYSNSKPLEWYLNKTNQIEHILPQSMSAEVVAVFDKPNEYKSYVQRLGNLSLLEKTINTSVSDKPYEQKKLGYRESQIFTTRSLVEKPNVGNNTQLNRAIQLLGIQQFEVWSSETIDKRQEILTNIAKRLWGLEAGGIDIWSSETEIEF; encoded by the coding sequence ATGTCAGTTGCACCAAAGATTGAAGCAAGTAATTTAAGCATCGCCGATTTATTCAAAGAGTTTTATTCAGTGCCAGTATTTCAAAGAGAGTATGTCTGGCAAAGTTCAAATGTAGAAAAATTGCTTCAAGATATAGTATACGAGTTATACGATGAAGAAGATTTAAAAGAAGATACAGAATATTTTTTAGGTTCAATAGTTGTTTTTAGAGATACTGATAGAACCTATCAGTTAATCGATGGACAGCAAAGATTAACAACAATATATCTTATATTTTGTATTATTCGTGATTCCTTGGCTGAATATAGTCAACAGTCAAAAGCTCTAGAAAGTCTTATTTCTGGAGTATCTCAAGATTTAACCACTGGAGACGATATTAATAAGTATCGATTATCCCTGCAATATGATAGTGATACTGCTGGTTTGTTAGAAGCAATTGCTAATAATACAATCAAGTGGAATGAGCGTAGCAAATATGGTTCTAGTTCATCTGACAAAATACTTGAAGCTTACGATTTAATCAAAGAATTTATTGAAGAAAAATTTATTAGTAACTCACAAGCATTGAAACAGTTTTCTTCTGCATTAAGTAACAAAATTAAATTAATTAGAATTGAAACACCTAATTTGAAAAACGCATTAAAAGTATTTGAAACAATTAATGATAGAGGTGTGGGTTTAACGTCTATAGATTTATTAAAAAACTATCTTTTTATTAGTACTTCTAGAGACAAACAGAATAACTCTGATTGGCATAAACTTAAATTAAAATGGGATAAATTGATGAAAACGTTATACAAGCATAAGGAAGCTCCATTACGTTTTTTACGATATTACATCATGTCGCACTATGATGTAAATCTTCAAAATAATTTTCCTGAAGAAGATATTTATGATTGGTTTATTGAACAAGGAAAGAAGTATGGTATTTTTGAAAATCCTTTAAAATTTGTGGAAGAGTTAATTACTGCTAGTGAACACTACTGTTGTTTTAGTCAAGCTAAAAATACAGATGGTTCAGACAATCAATATCTCAAAAATATAGAAAGACTACAACAGCGATATAGGCAGCATTTTATCTTACTGCTTTCTGGAAGACATCTCAGCCAAGGACTATTTATAAAGTTATGTCTTTACGTAGAAAATCTACTCTTTTTCTACACAATTACTCGCTCAAGCCGACGTAAAGACGTTAATATCACACGTAGTTTTTCACAGTGGAGTAAAAAGTTACGTAATATTCGCAATGAAGAGCAATTTGTAAAGTTTATCGAAGAATATTTTGTTCCAGAGTTTGTATTTATGCGTGATGATTTTGAATCAACATTCCGTGAATTAACTGATTCAAAAGTAGCTAAATATAGATTACGTTACATTCTTGCAAAAATAAATCAGTATATAGATGAGCAAGCTTACAGTAATTCCAAACCTTTAGAATGGTACTTAAATAAAACCAATCAGATTGAACATATATTACCTCAATCAATGAGTGCGGAAGTAGTAGCTGTTTTTGATAAGCCTAATGAGTACAAATCTTATGTCCAGAGGCTAGGAAATCTCTCTTTATTAGAAAAAACCATTAATACATCAGTATCTGATAAACCTTATGAGCAGAAGAAGCTAGGTTATCGAGAATCACAAATTTTTACAACTCGGTCATTAGTGGAAAAGCCTAATGTAGGAAACAATACTCAATTAAATCGTGCTATCCAATTATTGGGTATTCAACAATTTGAGGTTTGGAGTTCTGAGACAATAGATAAACGTCAAGAAATACTTACGAATATTGCTAAACGCCTTTGGGGGCTAGAAGCTGGAGGAATAGATATTTGGAGTTCAGAAACTGAAATTGAGTTTTAA
- the acnB gene encoding bifunctional aconitate hydratase 2/2-methylisocitrate dehydratase produces the protein MLEQYRHHVAERAQLGIPPLPLDAKQTSELCELLQNPPEGEEDTLLHLLCDRVPPGVDEAAYVKAGFLTAIAKSEITSPLVSPIAAVELLGTMVGGYNVQSLIDLLQVSSGESEDGETPLVMKGEGREPIAAYAAAALSKILLVYDAFHDVLELSQTNPFAKRVVDSWANAEWFTIRPTVPEAITVTVFKVPGETNTDDLSPATHATTRPDIPLHALAMLESRQPGSLETIVELKQKGHPLAYVGDVVGTGSSRKSAINSVLWHLGNDIPYVPNKRAGGYILGSAIAPIFFNTAEDAGALPIECDVSNLETGMVITIHPYKGEITTETGEVISTFTLKPETIFDEVRAGGRIPLLIGRTLTDKTREALGLEASNIFIRPQQPNDTGKGYTLAQKMVGKACGLPGVRPGTSCEPLMTTIGSQDTTGPMTRDELKELACLGFSADLVMQSFCHTAAYPKPVDIKTHQELPDFFAQRAGVALRPGDGIIHSWLNRMLLPDTVGTGGDSHTRFPLGISFPAGSGLVAFAGALGVMPLDMPESVLVRFKGELQPGITLRDIVNAIPYVAIQKGLLTVEKKNKKNIYSGRILELEGLPDLKVEQAFELTDASAERSCAGCTIKLSIETVSEYLRSNVSLLKNMVARGYTDARTIMRRVAKMEEWLANPTLMEADADAEYAEIIEIDLNEITEPIVAAPNDPDNVKLLSEVANDPVQEVFVGSCMTNIGHYRATGKVLEGAGAVKARLWICPPTRMDEHQLKQEGVYNIFEAANARTEMPGCSLCMGNQARVEDGTTVFSTSTRNFNNRMGKDARVYLGSAELAAVCALLGRIPTVQEYLDIVAEKIHPFADDLYRYLNFDQITGFEDEGRVIALEDMPKLEDILGMPPAVMK, from the coding sequence ATGCTAGAACAATACCGTCATCATGTTGCGGAACGCGCCCAACTCGGTATTCCCCCTTTACCATTGGATGCGAAGCAAACCTCAGAACTGTGCGAATTGCTGCAAAATCCACCAGAGGGTGAAGAAGATACATTATTGCATTTATTGTGCGATCGCGTACCCCCCGGAGTAGATGAAGCAGCTTATGTGAAAGCGGGATTTCTCACAGCCATTGCTAAAAGCGAAATTACCAGTCCCCTCGTTTCCCCCATCGCCGCAGTAGAATTACTGGGAACGATGGTAGGCGGATACAACGTGCAATCTCTCATTGATTTGCTGCAAGTTTCCAGTGGAGAATCAGAAGACGGAGAAACACCTTTAGTCATGAAGGGTGAAGGTAGAGAACCCATCGCCGCTTACGCCGCAGCCGCCCTGAGTAAAATCCTTTTGGTGTATGATGCCTTTCATGATGTTTTGGAATTATCCCAAACAAATCCTTTCGCCAAGCGAGTAGTTGATTCTTGGGCGAATGCGGAATGGTTTACTATTCGCCCCACAGTACCAGAAGCCATTACTGTCACCGTGTTTAAAGTCCCTGGGGAAACCAACACTGATGATTTATCCCCAGCCACCCACGCCACGACCCGTCCGGATATTCCCTTACACGCCCTAGCCATGCTAGAGTCACGGCAACCGGGAAGTTTAGAAACCATTGTCGAGTTAAAGCAAAAAGGACATCCTCTAGCTTACGTCGGCGATGTTGTCGGTACTGGTTCCTCGCGCAAATCTGCCATTAACTCAGTATTGTGGCATTTAGGAAATGATATCCCTTATGTACCAAACAAACGCGCTGGGGGTTATATTTTAGGTAGTGCGATCGCTCCAATTTTCTTTAACACAGCCGAAGATGCCGGTGCTTTGCCCATTGAATGCGATGTCAGCAATTTAGAAACCGGTATGGTAATTACCATACATCCTTACAAAGGCGAAATCACCACCGAAACCGGCGAAGTCATTTCCACCTTCACCCTCAAACCCGAAACCATCTTTGATGAAGTCCGCGCCGGTGGACGCATTCCCCTATTAATTGGACGTACCCTCACCGACAAAACCCGCGAAGCATTGGGTTTAGAAGCCAGCAATATATTTATTCGTCCTCAACAACCCAACGATACAGGCAAAGGTTACACCCTCGCCCAGAAAATGGTCGGTAAAGCCTGTGGTTTACCAGGTGTGCGTCCGGGGACATCTTGCGAACCCCTAATGACTACCATTGGTTCTCAGGATACCACAGGTCCCATGACCCGCGACGAACTAAAAGAACTCGCTTGTCTCGGTTTCAGTGCAGACTTAGTAATGCAGAGTTTCTGTCACACAGCCGCATATCCCAAACCAGTAGACATTAAAACTCACCAAGAACTACCCGATTTCTTTGCCCAACGCGCAGGTGTAGCGTTACGTCCCGGCGATGGTATCATTCACTCTTGGCTAAACCGGATGCTGTTACCCGATACTGTGGGAACAGGTGGCGACTCCCACACCCGCTTCCCCTTGGGTATATCCTTTCCTGCTGGTTCTGGGTTAGTAGCCTTTGCGGGTGCATTGGGTGTCATGCCCTTAGATATGCCAGAATCAGTATTAGTACGATTCAAAGGAGAATTGCAACCCGGTATCACCTTACGAGATATTGTCAACGCCATTCCTTATGTCGCCATTCAAAAAGGTTTGCTAACAGTAGAGAAGAAAAACAAGAAAAATATCTACTCAGGGCGAATTCTGGAATTGGAAGGTTTACCAGATTTGAAAGTAGAACAAGCCTTTGAACTTACCGATGCTTCCGCCGAACGTTCTTGTGCAGGTTGTACAATTAAGCTGAGTATAGAGACAGTTTCCGAATATCTGCGTTCCAACGTCAGCCTGTTAAAGAACATGGTAGCTAGGGGTTACACAGATGCACGTACCATTATGCGCCGGGTGGCGAAAATGGAAGAATGGTTAGCAAATCCCACGCTGATGGAAGCTGATGCAGATGCGGAGTATGCAGAAATCATTGAAATTGATTTGAACGAAATCACAGAACCAATTGTAGCTGCACCCAATGACCCTGATAATGTGAAATTATTATCGGAAGTTGCTAATGACCCAGTACAAGAAGTATTTGTTGGTTCTTGTATGACCAATATCGGTCATTATCGCGCCACTGGTAAAGTATTAGAAGGTGCTGGTGCAGTTAAAGCCCGGTTGTGGATTTGTCCCCCCACCCGCATGGATGAACACCAATTAAAACAAGAAGGTGTGTATAACATCTTTGAAGCTGCGAATGCGCGTACAGAAATGCCTGGATGTAGTTTATGTATGGGTAATCAGGCGCGAGTTGAAGATGGTACAACTGTGTTTTCTACCTCAACGCGTAACTTCAACAATCGCATGGGTAAAGATGCGCGAGTTTACCTGGGTTCAGCAGAATTAGCCGCAGTTTGTGCGTTGCTGGGACGCATTCCCACAGTCCAGGAATACTTAGATATTGTGGCAGAAAAGATTCATCCTTTTGCTGACGATTTGTATCGGTATTTGAACTTTGATCAAATCACTGGTTTTGAGGATGAAGGGCGAGTAATTGCTTTGGAAGATATGCCCAAACTTGAGGATATTTTGGGTATGCCGCCGGCTGTGATGAAGTAG
- a CDS encoding DUF4351 domain-containing protein, whose amino-acid sequence MTRFIHDKFAKDYLEELLKDYGEVKASEKVSGEIKEIDVLFTPAKQKSANLQILGLLGRIAEHPAIIEPYRNPASSDEICDCILKLLEIKALLRREAKANKIKLQESEIPKLWILTPTISEIRLSSFGTVQKQGWLSGVHFLADALRTVIVAIHQLPQTPETLWLRLLGRGSVQSQAIIELQALPLDHPYQKATLELVYNLRENLRVNQELEADDRELIMRLEPLYQRNREQAKEEGRQEGEKNLIMRLLTRRIGEIDASLIQRIRGLSIEQLENLGEALLDFSSVADLEVWLTQHSI is encoded by the coding sequence ATGACTAGGTTTATACATGATAAATTCGCCAAAGACTATCTAGAAGAATTATTAAAAGATTACGGAGAAGTCAAAGCATCAGAAAAAGTCTCAGGAGAAATTAAAGAAATAGATGTTTTATTCACACCTGCTAAACAAAAAAGTGCTAATTTACAAATACTGGGGTTACTAGGAAGAATTGCCGAACATCCTGCAATAATAGAACCATACCGCAATCCAGCTTCTAGCGATGAAATCTGCGACTGTATTCTCAAATTATTAGAAATCAAGGCTTTATTGCGACGAGAAGCCAAAGCCAATAAAATCAAACTTCAGGAGTCAGAAATTCCTAAGTTGTGGATTTTAACCCCCACCATATCTGAAATTCGGTTATCTAGCTTTGGAACAGTTCAAAAACAAGGTTGGTTATCGGGAGTACATTTTCTAGCAGATGCCTTACGGACAGTAATTGTGGCGATACACCAACTACCGCAAACACCGGAAACTTTATGGTTGAGACTTTTGGGTAGGGGAAGCGTACAATCACAAGCAATTATCGAGTTGCAAGCGTTACCATTAGATCATCCATACCAGAAAGCCACCCTGGAATTAGTTTACAACTTGCGTGAAAACTTGAGAGTAAATCAAGAACTAGAAGCAGATGATAGGGAGTTAATTATGCGATTAGAACCACTTTATCAAAGAAATAGAGAACAAGCTAAAGAAGAAGGAAGACAAGAAGGAGAAAAAAATCTAATAATGCGGTTACTAACTCGCCGTATCGGTGAAATTGATGCGTCATTAATTCAACGCATCAGAGGATTATCCATTGAACAGTTAGAGAACTTAGGAGAGGCGTTATTAGACTTTTCTAGTGTTGCTGATTTAGAAGTTTGGTTAACACAACACTCAATCTAA
- a CDS encoding 2Fe-2S iron-sulfur cluster-binding protein produces the protein MSNIYTVEINHQGKIYTLQVPEDETILSVAETAGLGFPNSCNAGVCTTCAGLITEGTVDQSDCMGVSSELQKQGYALLCVSYPRSDLKIETEKEDVVYQLQFGKDQ, from the coding sequence ATGTCCAACATTTACACCGTTGAAATTAACCACCAAGGTAAAATTTATACTTTACAAGTTCCTGAAGATGAAACTATCTTATCAGTGGCTGAAACTGCTGGTCTAGGTTTTCCCAATTCTTGTAATGCAGGAGTTTGTACAACTTGCGCTGGTCTAATTACTGAGGGAACTGTAGACCAATCTGATTGTATGGGCGTTAGTTCTGAACTGCAAAAACAAGGTTATGCTTTGCTTTGTGTTTCTTATCCTCGTTCTGATTTGAAAATTGAGACGGAAAAGGAAGACGTAGTTTATCAATTGCAGTTTGGTAAAGACCAATAA
- a CDS encoding DUF3326 domain-containing protein, giving the protein MQRPYTAILIIPTGVGAAIGGYAGDALPVAKVISQVCDRLITHPNVLNGASLYWNLPNTLYVEGYGLDKFASGCWGLRPVRNNKIGLLLDQGIEPELQLRHLQAADAARATLGLTLTDYVVTDAPLNVELRTSASGASWGTIGNPDSLLRAAEILINKAGAEAIAVVARFPDNIDEAAVQNYRQGQGVDPLAGAEAVISHLIVRTFKIPCAHSPALASAPPEPNLSPRSAAEELGYTFLPCVLVGLSRAPQFIINRESMTALADDIWADQVDAAIAPANACGSSALISLNQRRCQIITVAENKTLIQVPAPALGITALQVNSYLEAVGVLVAHKAGINPTALSPQISSLQPVIM; this is encoded by the coding sequence ATGCAACGTCCTTATACAGCGATTTTAATTATACCTACTGGGGTGGGGGCGGCGATTGGCGGTTATGCTGGTGATGCTTTGCCTGTAGCTAAGGTTATATCACAGGTGTGCGATCGCCTGATAACTCATCCCAATGTCCTCAATGGTGCTAGTTTGTATTGGAATCTCCCCAACACGCTGTATGTTGAAGGTTACGGACTTGATAAATTTGCCTCTGGATGCTGGGGTTTACGCCCGGTGCGGAATAATAAAATCGGGTTGCTTTTAGACCAAGGGATTGAACCAGAATTACAACTGCGACACCTCCAAGCAGCCGACGCAGCCAGGGCTACCCTTGGTTTAACTCTCACAGATTATGTAGTTACTGATGCACCGCTAAACGTAGAATTACGCACCTCAGCATCAGGGGCTAGTTGGGGAACAATTGGCAACCCTGACAGTTTACTCAGGGCGGCGGAAATATTAATTAACAAAGCAGGGGCAGAAGCGATCGCAGTTGTCGCCCGTTTCCCCGATAATATAGATGAAGCAGCAGTACAAAATTATCGTCAAGGTCAAGGCGTAGACCCTTTAGCGGGTGCAGAAGCCGTAATTAGCCATTTAATCGTCCGCACCTTCAAAATTCCCTGCGCCCATTCTCCCGCCTTAGCCAGCGCCCCCCCAGAACCGAATTTATCGCCTCGTTCGGCTGCCGAAGAATTAGGTTATACTTTTTTACCATGTGTCCTTGTGGGTTTAAGTCGCGCCCCACAATTTATTATAAATAGAGAGTCAATGACAGCTTTAGCCGATGATATTTGGGCAGATCAAGTGGATGCTGCGATCGCACCTGCAAATGCTTGTGGTAGTAGTGCCTTAATCAGTTTAAACCAAAGACGATGCCAAATTATCACTGTAGCAGAAAATAAAACTCTCATCCAAGTTCCCGCCCCAGCTTTAGGAATCACAGCTTTACAGGTAAACTCATATTTAGAAGCCGTAGGTGTATTAGTCGCCCACAAAGCCGGCATAAATCCCACCGCCCTCAGTCCTCAAATATCCTCCTTACAACCAGTTATCATGTAG
- a CDS encoding CPBP family intramembrane glutamic endopeptidase, with protein sequence MVEQQNQEPEIPYLTRTQVLVAMGVTAILLWLVARVWLNYGNFYLLRWYWSGKDLLFGLGLGLIITALSGLAYRFYPNYRQSADYYLDIVIKPLALPDLIWLGLLPALSEELLFRGVMLPALGLDNVAVIVSSLAFGILHLSGPQQWPYVIWATIIGLMLGFSALLTGNLLVPIVAHMITNWVSGCFWKFRQVKTA encoded by the coding sequence GTGGTTGAACAACAAAATCAAGAACCAGAAATTCCCTATTTGACACGTACCCAAGTATTAGTAGCTATGGGAGTGACTGCAATCCTGTTATGGCTAGTCGCCAGGGTGTGGTTAAACTATGGCAATTTTTACTTATTAAGATGGTATTGGTCAGGAAAAGATTTACTCTTCGGTTTAGGTTTAGGGTTAATCATCACAGCCTTAAGTGGTTTAGCTTATCGCTTTTACCCGAACTACCGTCAAAGCGCAGACTATTATTTGGATATAGTTATCAAGCCTTTAGCTTTACCCGATTTGATTTGGTTGGGTTTACTTCCGGCGTTAAGTGAAGAACTGTTATTTCGGGGTGTGATGCTGCCAGCTTTAGGCTTAGATAATGTAGCTGTAATTGTATCTAGTCTCGCTTTTGGGATTTTGCATCTCAGTGGACCCCAACAATGGCCTTATGTGATTTGGGCAACTATTATTGGGTTAATGTTGGGTTTTAGTGCCTTATTAACTGGTAACTTGTTAGTGCCAATTGTTGCCCACATGATCACAAATTGGGTTTCTGGCTGTTTCTGGAAATTCCGGCAAGTGAAAACAGCTTAA